The Neodiprion lecontei isolate iyNeoLeco1 chromosome 6, iyNeoLeco1.1, whole genome shotgun sequence sequence GTTTAGCTATATTTATGACCTTTCCTTTGAATAAGTTTAGTTGATTGTCCTAATCATTACAACATTCCACAAATGATACTTTGGACTTGTGTGTCTGTATTGAAGTGCCAAAGATCTTAGACTTGTGATACCCATACGGagagatttttaatatttcatatGATTCTTTGACCCTACATATGCCTATAGATGTAAAGGAAATTTTCTTCAGTGAAGTCCAAACTAGCAGTCTGTCAATGAATATTCAACTCGACTTAATATCGTTCTAATTACAGTCCTAAGACATTTTCTGAATTGTAATTGTGTTTCATTCTATAATTCAATACTTTACGGGAGTGCATTTATCGCatcgattattattaaacAAGATAAATTCACTATATACCAATAAAGTTaacactgatttttttttttaattcataccAAATCggaatcgtttatttattttgaattactGAACAAATAATTATGTGTAATAATTAGAACCAAACTTATATCactatttttcacaataaCTCTTCACATATCTGATTGCACGCATAAATTTTACATTACAacttaattttgaaatgtcTCTATTACGTGTGACGCCTTACCGGAATCTAAGTACATTAAATCACATAATCAAGAACATTTTTACAACCCataatgttccaaaaaataagaattatgGGACAGCGTCTAGTGTTGTGAAGAGTACTTATGAGGATATAAGTATACCGAATCAAAGTGTCACTAGTTTAGTCTTATCGCAAAAAGATCACCGTGCAGAGTCACCAGCAGTGGTAtgagtttattattaataatatcttactactaacttcaacacaattttacaaaattaatgCAATTTTCACAGCACGGTGGCTAATGTGCTTTACTGTCTAAGTCCTACTTTGTGATATGATTTAACTTCAATACaattttagattttcaaaCTGGTGCAAAATAGAACCAGTTGAAATTCGTAGACATATTTGTCCATAAACAGCTTGCAAACGGTTTAAATGGCTAATTAGCTGGCCCAATATAGCATTCAACAGAGATAAGTGATACGTTAGAGATAAGGTTCATGAATGTCAAAGTTCACAACGTGAtacatacaataatataaatcCTTCAGTCTTTTCTTAATACATATCCATTTTCAACACAGCGTGTTATGTCaaatcgaaggaaaaaaatgcaaCATCGACTTAATAGGttcattactattatttgttGAATAGACATGTGGAGTCTCGGGACGATCGTATACATTTGGTATGACAAGAATGCTAATAGAACGAGGAGCAGCAGCACTCATAGGACAAGTCGGTTTAAAACCCGGTGACCGAATTGGTTTGATCCTACCTAATATCCCAGAATATGTAATTGCCATTCATTCAGCAATGTCAGCTGGATTAACAGTAACGTTTGCGAATCCATTGTACACGGAAGAAGAAATTACACGACAATTTCAAAGTGTAGGAGTGAAATCTATTGTAACGATACCGCTTCTCCTTGAGACTGCTTTGCagatatcaaaaaaattgccaaattATACACAAACTATAAATATTGGCGGAGAGCCTGATCCTGGTAAAAAGTATGTGCATTATAGTGATGTGGTACTGTCATCTCTGAATCGATCCTGTTATACCACCCACTTTGATTACAAATTGCAGTGTTCTGAGCATGCAGGCTCTCTTAATGGATAACGATGAAGTTGATCTTCCAAAAGTAAACCCAACGGACATAGCTGTCCTGCCATACAGCTCTGGCACAACTGGACCACCGAAAGGGGTGATGCTGACACATCAGAACCTTGTGGCAAACATTGTGCAATGCAGTCACCATGATTTCAATGACTTGCCAGCATTTGAAGGACCGCAGAAAACCGTTTTCACAGTCTTACCATTCTTCCATATTTATGGTTTCAATACTATCATGAACATATCACTGTACAGAGGGGAGCATCTTATAACTATACCTCGATTTACTCCTGAAGATTACTTAAGCTGTCTGATCAAGTATAAGCCAGACACACTGTTCGTTGTTCCGTCGTTGTTGCTGTTCTTGGCATCTCATCCAGAAATTACAGCAGATCATTTGTCAAGTGTGAAAAGAGTACTATCTGGTGCTGCGCCCGcaacgaaaaatttgatagacaagtttactgaaaaattgaatcgcGATGACTGTGTGATCAATCAAGGTTGATACAACTGAAGTGTTTATAACTACCAAACATATTCGTGCATGCATATGTGTTAAATATTCACATacgataattatttatgatGTTTCATATATCTGTTGTAGGATACGGGATGACAGAAACCAGTCCCGTCACTATGCTCACACCATTTCGGATAGAGCAGAGCAAAGCTGGTAGTTGCGGTCGCCTGTTACCATCAACATCCGCAAGGCTTGTAGATCAAACTAATGGTC is a genomic window containing:
- the LOC107226981 gene encoding 4-coumarate--CoA ligase 2; translated protein: MSLLRVTPYRNLSTLNHIIKNIFTTHNVPKNKNYGTASSVVKSTYEDISIPNQSVTSLVLSQKDHRAESPAVTCGVSGRSYTFGMTRMLIERGAAALIGQVGLKPGDRIGLILPNIPEYVIAIHSAMSAGLTVTFANPLYTEEEITRQFQSVGVKSIVTIPLLLETALQISKKLPNYTQTINIGGEPDPGKNVLSMQALLMDNDEVDLPKVNPTDIAVLPYSSGTTGPPKGVMLTHQNLVANIVQCSHHDFNDLPAFEGPQKTVFTVLPFFHIYGFNTIMNISLYRGEHLITIPRFTPEDYLSCLIKYKPDTLFVVPSLLLFLASHPEITADHLSSVKRVLSGAAPATKNLIDKFTEKLNRDDCVINQGYGMTETSPVTMLTPFRIEQSKAGSCGRLLPSTSARLVDQTNGQDITVPYKSGELLIKGPQLMKGYFNNPKATDETIDEEGWLHTGDVAYYDDAEYFFIVDRTKELIKVKGNQVSPTELESIILEMPGVVDVAVIGIPDTLAGELPRAFVVKQPNADLTEESISNYLKPKVVAYKNLAGGVIFINAIPRNAAGKIMRQELKVFGK